The Mustela erminea isolate mMusErm1 chromosome 18, mMusErm1.Pri, whole genome shotgun sequence genome has a window encoding:
- the PTRH2 gene encoding peptidyl-tRNA hydrolase 2, mitochondrial produces the protein MLSKSLVMEYLAHPGALSLAAGVACGMCLGWGLRVRFGMIPKSLLSKTDTETGSEASILGESGEYKMILVVRNDLKMGKGKVAAQCSHAAVSAYKQIQRRNPELLKQWEYCGQPKVVVKAPDEETLVELLTHAKMLGLTVSLIQDAGRTQIAPGSRTVLGIGPGPADLIDKVTGHLKLY, from the coding sequence ATGCTCTCCAAATCCTTGGTAATGGAATATTTGGCTCATCCTGGTGCACTTAGCTTGGCTGCCGGAGTTGCTTGTGGCATGTGCCTGGGCTGGGGCCTCCGTGTACGCTTTGGGATGATCCCCAAAAGCTTGCTGAgcaagacagacacagagaccggAAGTGAAGCATCCATCTTAGGAGAGAGTGGGGAGTACAAAATGATTCTTGTGGTTCGAAATGACTTAAAGATGGGAAAAGGGAAAGTAGCTGCCCAGTGCTCTCATGCTGCTGTTTCTGCCTACAAGCAAATTCAAAGGAGAAACCCTGAATTGCTCAAACAATGGGAATACTGTGGCCAGCCCAAAGTAGTGGTCAAAGCCCCTGATGAAGAAACTCTGGTTGAATTACTGACCCATGCGAAAATGCTAGGACTGACTGTAAGTTTAATCCAAGATGCTGGACGTACTCAAATTGCACCAGGCTCTAGAACTGTGCTGGGAATTGGGCCAGGACCAGCAGATCTAATTGACAAAGTCACTGGCCACCTAAAACTTTACTAA